In one Rutidosis leptorrhynchoides isolate AG116_Rl617_1_P2 chromosome 8, CSIRO_AGI_Rlap_v1, whole genome shotgun sequence genomic region, the following are encoded:
- the LOC139861646 gene encoding ribosome biogenesis protein ytm1-like isoform X1, giving the protein MANNQPSTSQSPSVNYDSTTKVTDVNIDSLVHCTNSLSLQDISNMAVSCKFLNQLAYSDSIWRRLFRERWPQLEPYKISQTSGVREAYLSRYTALKQFKFADPLVYDVHMEAKSCDLLLSKNYIYVSQGPRVQIMSIDKLLEGTTSIVSSLNDHRARITSMRLFPLKETSLFRNAAQINENVLVTSSCDHSIRLWWKGSFHRSFRGHNGPVTVLSDKLLGDGNGKVFASGGEDSTVRLWSLSSSGKNGQRALKATLYGHEKPIVLLSVTGHKESFLVSMSKDSKVRVWDVSVSSSSDRKSSCVGTTSVVGVPVGIKCHNSLIYIAAGSTIEAVDLRTMKTSFRTSTKNQGKLYSFDINPSKFLACAGGHGRAMLWDIRKITDTGEGDPMAELDGHIGPVTHLHMDPYKIVTGGREDPQVNIWEADNGNQTNVLSCTKDESGCSAMAVDGFRIVTAGYNQDLRFRDFSNAVSSVSFDDESFDDEVTGLKFWCPSNSGDDANLSD; this is encoded by the exons ATGGCGAACAATCAACCTTCAACGTCACAATCACCATCGGTGAACTATGATTCAACCACAAAGGTGACAGATGTTAACATTGATTCACTGGTTCATTGCACAAACTCACTGTCACTACAAGACATCTCAAACATGGCCGTCTCCTGTAAATTCCTCAATCAACTTGCTTATTCCGACTCTATTTGGAGGCGCTTATTTAG GGAAAGATGGCCTCAGTTGGAACCGTATAAGATTTCACAAACATCAGGTGTAAGGGAAGCGTATTTGTCACGATATACTGCTTTGAAGCAGTTTAAGTTTGCTGACCCTCTGGTTTATGACGTGCACATGGAGGCTAAATCCTGCGACCTTTTACTTAGCAAGAATTATATATATGTTTCACAG GGCCCACGGGTACAAATTATGAGTATTGATAAACTTCTAGAAGGAACAACTTCCATAGTCTCATCATTGAATGATCATCGTGCAAGAATTACAAGTATGAG ATTGTTTCCATTAAAAGAAACATCTTTATTTCGGAATGCAGCACAAATAAATGAAAATGTTTTAGTGACCTCAAGTTGTGATCACTCTATTCGACTATGGTGGAAG GGAAGTTTTCATCGATCGTTCAGAGGCCATAATGGCCCTGTTACTGTCCTTTCTGATAAGTTATTGGGAGATGGAAATGGAAAAGTTTTTGCAAGTGGAGGTGAAGACAGTACAGTTCGTCTTTGGTCATTAAGCTCAAGTGGAAAAAATGGTCAACGAGCTTTAAAGGCTACACTTTATGGCCACGAGAAACCTATAGTCCTGTTATCTGTTACAGG GCACAAGGAGTCTTTTTTAGTTAGCATGTCAAAAGATTCAAAG GTTAGAGTATGGGATGTCTCGGTATCATCATCGTCTGATCGCAAGTCTAGCTGTGTGGGGACCACCTCCGTTGTTGGTGTGCCGGTCGGCATCAAGTGccataattcgttaatctatatagCTGCTGGTTCTACCATTGAAGCTGTTGACTTAAGGACTATGAAAACATCCTTCAGAACATCAACAAAAAATCAAGGAAAATTGTATTCATTTGACATCAACCCCTCTAAATTTTTAGCATGTGCAGGTGGACATGGCAG AGCCATGCTTTGGGACATAAGGAAAATAACTGATACCGGAGAAGGTGATCCAATGGCTGAACTGGATGGACATATAGGTCCCGTAACACACTTGCACATGGACCCATATAAAATTGTTACCGGGGGTCGTGAAGATCCTCAAGTTAATATATGGGAAGCCGACAATGGTAATCAGACAAATGTTCTGAGTTGCACTAAAGATGAATCTGGGTGTTCGGCTATGGCTGTAGATGGATTTCGTATTGTCACTGCTGGTTACAATCAAGATTTACGTTTTAGGGATTTTAGTAATGCTGTGTCTTCTGTCTCATTTGATGATGAATCATTTGATGATGAAGTAACTGGTTTAAAGTTTTGGTGTCCATCAAATTCTGGTGATGATGCTAATTTGTCTGAttga
- the LOC139861646 gene encoding histone acetyltransferase type B subunit 2-like isoform X2, with protein MEAKSCDLLLSKNYIYVSQGPRVQIMSIDKLLEGTTSIVSSLNDHRARITSMRLFPLKETSLFRNAAQINENVLVTSSCDHSIRLWWKGSFHRSFRGHNGPVTVLSDKLLGDGNGKVFASGGEDSTVRLWSLSSSGKNGQRALKATLYGHEKPIVLLSVTGHKESFLVSMSKDSKVRVWDVSVSSSSDRKSSCVGTTSVVGVPVGIKCHNSLIYIAAGSTIEAVDLRTMKTSFRTSTKNQGKLYSFDINPSKFLACAGGHGRAMLWDIRKITDTGEGDPMAELDGHIGPVTHLHMDPYKIVTGGREDPQVNIWEADNGNQTNVLSCTKDESGCSAMAVDGFRIVTAGYNQDLRFRDFSNAVSSVSFDDESFDDEVTGLKFWCPSNSGDDANLSD; from the exons ATGGAGGCTAAATCCTGCGACCTTTTACTTAGCAAGAATTATATATATGTTTCACAG GGCCCACGGGTACAAATTATGAGTATTGATAAACTTCTAGAAGGAACAACTTCCATAGTCTCATCATTGAATGATCATCGTGCAAGAATTACAAGTATGAG ATTGTTTCCATTAAAAGAAACATCTTTATTTCGGAATGCAGCACAAATAAATGAAAATGTTTTAGTGACCTCAAGTTGTGATCACTCTATTCGACTATGGTGGAAG GGAAGTTTTCATCGATCGTTCAGAGGCCATAATGGCCCTGTTACTGTCCTTTCTGATAAGTTATTGGGAGATGGAAATGGAAAAGTTTTTGCAAGTGGAGGTGAAGACAGTACAGTTCGTCTTTGGTCATTAAGCTCAAGTGGAAAAAATGGTCAACGAGCTTTAAAGGCTACACTTTATGGCCACGAGAAACCTATAGTCCTGTTATCTGTTACAGG GCACAAGGAGTCTTTTTTAGTTAGCATGTCAAAAGATTCAAAG GTTAGAGTATGGGATGTCTCGGTATCATCATCGTCTGATCGCAAGTCTAGCTGTGTGGGGACCACCTCCGTTGTTGGTGTGCCGGTCGGCATCAAGTGccataattcgttaatctatatagCTGCTGGTTCTACCATTGAAGCTGTTGACTTAAGGACTATGAAAACATCCTTCAGAACATCAACAAAAAATCAAGGAAAATTGTATTCATTTGACATCAACCCCTCTAAATTTTTAGCATGTGCAGGTGGACATGGCAG AGCCATGCTTTGGGACATAAGGAAAATAACTGATACCGGAGAAGGTGATCCAATGGCTGAACTGGATGGACATATAGGTCCCGTAACACACTTGCACATGGACCCATATAAAATTGTTACCGGGGGTCGTGAAGATCCTCAAGTTAATATATGGGAAGCCGACAATGGTAATCAGACAAATGTTCTGAGTTGCACTAAAGATGAATCTGGGTGTTCGGCTATGGCTGTAGATGGATTTCGTATTGTCACTGCTGGTTACAATCAAGATTTACGTTTTAGGGATTTTAGTAATGCTGTGTCTTCTGTCTCATTTGATGATGAATCATTTGATGATGAAGTAACTGGTTTAAAGTTTTGGTGTCCATCAAATTCTGGTGATGATGCTAATTTGTCTGAttga